A single region of the Apodemus sylvaticus chromosome 7, mApoSyl1.1, whole genome shotgun sequence genome encodes:
- the Mst1r gene encoding macrophage-stimulating protein receptor isoform X1: MGLPLPPLQSSLLLMLLMRLPAASTNPDWQCPRIPYAASRDFNVKYVVPSFSAGGRVQATAVYEDSKHSAVFVATRNRLHVLGPDLQFIESLTTGPVGDPGCQTCASCGPGPHGPPNDTDTLVLVMEPGLPALVSCGSTLQGRCFLHELEPGEKGLHLAAPACLFSASSNTPEACPDCVASPLGTRVTVVEQGHASFFYVASSLDPALAARFSPRSVSIRRLKADTSGFQPGFPSLSVLPKYLASYLIKYVYSFHSGNFVYFLTVQPISVTSPPSALQTRLVRLNAVEPEIGDYRELVLDCRFAPKRRRRRRGASEGTQPYPVLQAAHSAPVGAKLAVELSIPEGQEVLFGVFVAVKDGGSGMGPSSVVCAFPIHHLDVLIEEGVEFCCHSANSSFPLPRGLDFFQTPSFCPNPPGGEASSPSSRCHYFPLMVYDSFTRVDLFNGMLGSAKVTALHVTRLGNVTVAHMGTADGRVLQVEIARSLNYLPYVSNFSLGSSGQPVHRDISRLGNDLLFASGDQVFKVPIQGPGCRHFLTCWRCLKAQRFMGCGWCGDRCGRQKECPGSWQQDHCPPEISEFYPHSGPLRGTTRLTLCGSNFYLQPNSVVPEGTHRITVGQSPCRPLPRDASSRRPGSPKEFIEELECELEPLVTQAVGTTNISLFITDMPAGKHFRVEGVSVQEGFSFMEPVLISIKPAFGPRAGGTYLTLKGRSLSVGTSRAVLVNGTQCRLEQVSEEQILCVTPPGAGTARVPLHLQIGGAEVPGSWNFHYKEDPVVLDVSPKCGYSGSHVTIHGQHLTSAWHLGMSFHDGQRTVENRQCARQFLEQQQQCRLPEYVVRNSQGWATGNLSVWGDGAAAFTLPGFRFLPPPSLPRALVPLKPEEHSVKVEYLGLSAVADCVTVNMTVGGEVCQHEFRGDMVICPLPPSLQLGKDGVPLQVCVDGGCHILDHVVRSGPGRASQRTLLIALLALILLVAVLAIALVFNSRRRKKQLVLAPDLDDLTSLDRSPRAMSLSMFRCGSDYRSGLADTAPRSPNHEEPFESRDGARVPLLRTESIRLQDLDRTLLAEVKDVLIPHEQVVIHTDQVIGKGHFGVVYHGEYTDEAQNQIHCAIKSLSRITEVQEVEAFLREGLLMRGLHHPNILALIGIMLPPEGLPRVLLPYMRHGDLLRFIRSPQRNPTVKDLISFGLQVACGMEYLAEQKFVHRDLAARNCMLDESFTVKVADFGLARGILDKEYYSIRQQRHARLPVKWMALESLQTYRFTTKSDVWSFGVLLWELLTRGAPPYPHIDPFDLSHFLSQGRRLPQPEYCPDALYQVMLRCWEADPAARPTFSALVPEVKQVVASLLGDHYVQLTAAYVNVGPGAVDDGSVFPEQAQSSPQHHRSTSRPRPLSEPPLPT, from the exons ATGGGGCTGCCTCTGCCACCGCTACAGTCCTCTCTGCTGCTGATGCTTCTTATGCGGCTGCCGGCGGCGTCCACCAACCCGGACTGGCAGTGCCCACGAATACCCTACGCAGCCTCCCGAGACTTCAATGTTAAGTACGTGGTCCCCAGTTTCTCCGCGGGGGGCCGGGTACAGGCCACCGCAGTCTACGAGGACAGTAAACATAGTGCGGTGTTTGTGGCCACACGCAATCGCCTACACGTGCTTGGGCCTGACCTGCAGTTTATAGAGAGCCTGACCACCGGCCCTGTGGGGGACCCTGGCTGCCAGACTTGTGCGAGCTGTGGTCCAGGCCCTCATGGACCACCAAACGACACAGACACACTGGTACTAGTGATGGAGCCAGGTTTGCCAGCCCTGGTCAGCTGTGGCTCAACCCTACAGGGCCGCTGCTTCCTGCATGAGCTGGAGCCTGGGGAGAAAGGCCTGCACTTAGCAGCCCCAGCCTGCCTCTTCTCAGCAAGCAGTAACACGCCTGAGGCCTGCCCCGACTGTGTGGCTAGCCCCCTGGGCACTCGTGTGACTGTGGTGGAGCAGGGCCACGCTTCCTTCTTCTATGTGGCATCTTCGCTAGACCCGGCGTTGGCCGCTCGCTTTAGCCCACGCTCCGTGTCCATCCGTCGGCTAAAAGCGGATACTTCTGGATTCCAACCAGGTTTTCCGTCGCTGTCTGTGCTGCCCAAATATTTGGCCTCCTACCTCATCAAGTATGTGTACAGCTTCCACTCAGGAAACTTTGTCTACTTTCTGACTGTACAACCCATCAGCGTCACAAGCCCTCCCAGTGCCTTGCAAACACGTCTGGTCCGGCTCAATGCTGTGGAGCCAGAGATTGGCGACTACCGGGAGCTGGTCCTGGACTGTCGTTTTGCACCTAAACGCCGGCGCCGCCGCCGTGGAGCCTCAGAGGGCACACAGCCTTACCCAGTGCTTCAGGCAGCCCACTCTGCTCCAGTAGGCGCCAAACTGGCTGTGGAGCTGAGCATTCCAGAGGGCCAGGAAGTGCTTTTTGGGGTCTTTGTGGCTGTCAAGGATGGCGGCTCCGGCATGGGTCCCAGCTCTGTTGTATGCGCTTTCCCCATTCACCATCTGGACGTCCTGATTGAAGAAGGTGTAGAATTTTGCTGTCATTCTGCAAATTCTTCTTTCCCCTTGCCGAGAGGCCTCGACTTCTTCCAGACGCCCAGTTTTTGTCCTAACCCG CCTGGTGGAGAGGCCTCCAGCCCCAGCTCCCGATGCCACTACTTCCCCTTGATGGTCTACGATAGCTTCACACGTGTGGACCTCTTCAATGGGATGTTAGGGTCAGCGAAGGTCACTGCGCTGCACGTGACACGCCTTGGCAATGTTACAGTGGCCCACATGGGCACTGCAGATGGGCGTGTCCTACAG GTGGAGATAGCCAGGTCACTCAACTACTTGCCGTATGTGTCCAACTTCTCCCTGGGTAGCAGTGGACAGCCTGTTCACCGGGACATCAGCCGCCTCGGGAATGACCTACTCTTTGCCTCTGGGGACCAG GTCTTCAAGGTGCCCATCCAGGGCCCTGGCTGTCGTCATTTTCTCACCTGTTGGCGCTGCCTGAAAGCGCAGCGCTTCATGGGATGTGGCTGGTGTGGAGACCGGTGTGGCCGGCAGAAGGAGTGTCCTGGCTCTTGGCAACAGGACCACTGTCCACCTGAGATCAGTGAG TTCTATCCTCACAGTGGGCCTCTAAGGGGCACTACAAGGCTCACCCTATGTGGCTCCAACTTCTACCTGCAACCCAACAGTGTGGTACCTGAAGGAACACACCGGATCACTGTGGGCCAAAGTCCCTGCCGACCGCTGCCTAGGGACGCTTCAAGCCGTAG GCCAGGGTCCCCCAAGGAATTCATTGAGGAACTTGAATGTGAGTTGGAGCCTCTGGTCACCCAGGCAGTGGGCACTACAAACATCAGCCTTTTCATCACTGACATGCCAGCGGGCAAGCACTTCCGAGTGGAAGGCGTCTCTGTGCAGGAAGGCTTCTCTTTCATG GAGCCAGTGCTGATATCAATAAAACCTGCCTTTGGCCCACGAGCTGGGGGTACTTATCTCACCCTTAAAGGCCGGAGCCTGTCTGTCGGCACCAGCCGAGCTGTGTTGGTCAACGGAACTCAGTGCCGGCTGGAACA GGTCAGTGAGGAGCAGATCTTGTGTGTAACACCTCCTGGAGCTGGCACGGCCAGGGTCCCCCTTCATCTGCAGATAGGGGGTGCTGAGGTGCCTGGTTCCTGGAACTTTCACTACAAGGAAGACCCTGTTGTGTTGGACGTCAGTCCCAAGTGTGGCTATAG TGGTTCCCACGTCACGATCCATGGCCAGCATCTGACGTCAGCATGGCACCTAGGGATGTCATTCCATGATGGTCAAAGGACAGTGGAGAACAGG CAGTGTGCAAGGCAGTTTCtggaacagcagcaacagtgccGCCTGCCTGAATATGTGGTCCGAAACTCTCAGGGGTGGGCGACGGGGAACCTGAGCGTCTGGGGGGATGGAGCAGCTGCCTTCACGCTGCCTGGTTTTCGCTTCCTGCCCCCACCCAGTCTACCCAGAGCTCTGGTTCCACTGAAGCCTGAAGAGCATTCAGTTAAGGTTGAG TATCTTGGGCTGAGCGCTGTGGCAGACTGCGTGACTGTGAACATGACCGTGGGTGGTGAGGTCTGCCAACATGAGTTCCGGGGGGATATGGTGatctgccctctgcccccttCCCTGCAACTTGGCAAGGATGGTGTCCCATTGCAG GTCTGTGTAGACGGTGGCTGTCACATCCTGGACCATGTGGTTCGGTCAGGCCCAGGCAGGGCCTCACAGAGAACGCTCCTCATTGCTCTTCTGGCCTTGATCCTGCTTGTGGCTGTGCTGGCCATTGCCTTGGTCTTTAACTCCCGAAGACGGAAGAAGCAGCTGG TCCTTGCTCCCGACCTGGATGACCTGACATCCCTGGATCGGTCCCCCAGAGCCATGTCCCTGTCTATGTTCCGCTGTGGCTCTGACTACAGAAGTGGCCTTG CGGATACAGCTCCCAGATCTCCGAACCATGAAGAACCTTTTGAGAGTAGGGATGGGGCAAGAGTTCCACTGCTGCGGACGGAGTCTATCCGGCTCCAGGATCTGGACAGAACGCTCCTAGCTGAGGTCAAGGATGTACTGATTCCCCACGAGCAAGTGGTCATTCACACTGACCAAGTCATTGGCAAAG GCCACTTTGGTGTTGTCTACCACGGAGAATATACAGACGAGGCACAGAATCAGATCCACTGTGCCATCAAGTCTCTGAGCC GCATCACCGAGGTGCAAGAGGTGGAGGCTTTCCTGCGGGAGGGGCTGCTCATGCGCGGCCTACATCACCCCAACATCCTGGCTCTCATCGGCATCATGCTGCCCCCCGAGGGCCTTCCCCGGGTGCTGCTGCCCTATATGCGCCACGGAGACCTGCTTCGTTTCATTCGCTCCCCTCAGAGG AACCCCACTGTGAAGGACCTCATCAGCTTCGGCCTGCAGGTAGCCTGTGGCATGGAGTACCTGGCAGAGCAGAAGTTTGTGCACAGAGACCTGGCTGCTAGGAACTGCAT GCTGGACGAGTCATTCACAGTCAAGGTGGCTGACTTTGGTCTGGCACGTGGCATCCTAGACAAGGAATACTATAGCATTCGCCAGCAGCGCCATGCTCGCCTGCCTGTCAAGTGGATGGCGCTGGAGAGCCTGCAGACCTACAGATTCACCACCAAGTCCGATGTG TGGTCATTCGGTGTGCTGTTGTGGGAGCTTCTAACACGGGGTGCCCCACCCTATCCCCATATCGATCCCTTCGACCTCTCTCACTTCCTGTCTCAGGGCCGACGCCTGCCACAGCCTGAGTATTGTCCCGATGCACT GTACCAGGTGATGCTTCGTTGCTGGGAGGCTGACCCAGCAGCACGACCCACCTTCAGCGCCCTAGTGCCGGAAGTAAAGCAGGTAGTGGCCTCCCTGCTTGGGGACCACTACGTACAGCTGACTGCAGCTTATGTGAACGTAGGCCCCGGCGCGGTGGATGACGGGAGTGTGTTTCCGGAGCAGGCACAGTCCTCGCCTCAGCATCACAGGAGCACGTCGAGGCCCCGGCCTCTCTCAGAGCCACCTCTGCCCACTTGA
- the Mst1r gene encoding macrophage-stimulating protein receptor isoform X3: MVYDSFTRVDLFNGMLGSAKVTALHVTRLGNVTVAHMGTADGRVLQVEIARSLNYLPYVSNFSLGSSGQPVHRDISRLGNDLLFASGDQVFKVPIQGPGCRHFLTCWRCLKAQRFMGCGWCGDRCGRQKECPGSWQQDHCPPEISEFYPHSGPLRGTTRLTLCGSNFYLQPNSVVPEGTHRITVGQSPCRPLPRDASSRRPGSPKEFIEELECELEPLVTQAVGTTNISLFITDMPAGKHFRVEGVSVQEGFSFMEPVLISIKPAFGPRAGGTYLTLKGRSLSVGTSRAVLVNGTQCRLEQVSEEQILCVTPPGAGTARVPLHLQIGGAEVPGSWNFHYKEDPVVLDVSPKCGYSGSHVTIHGQHLTSAWHLGMSFHDGQRTVENRQCARQFLEQQQQCRLPEYVVRNSQGWATGNLSVWGDGAAAFTLPGFRFLPPPSLPRALVPLKPEEHSVKVEYLGLSAVADCVTVNMTVGGEVCQHEFRGDMVICPLPPSLQLGKDGVPLQVCVDGGCHILDHVVRSGPGRASQRTLLIALLALILLVAVLAIALVFNSRRRKKQLVLAPDLDDLTSLDRSPRAMSLSMFRCGSDYRSGLADTAPRSPNHEEPFESRDGARVPLLRTESIRLQDLDRTLLAEVKDVLIPHEQVVIHTDQVIGKGHFGVVYHGEYTDEAQNQIHCAIKSLSRITEVQEVEAFLREGLLMRGLHHPNILALIGIMLPPEGLPRVLLPYMRHGDLLRFIRSPQRNPTVKDLISFGLQVACGMEYLAEQKFVHRDLAARNCMLDESFTVKVADFGLARGILDKEYYSIRQQRHARLPVKWMALESLQTYRFTTKSDVWSFGVLLWELLTRGAPPYPHIDPFDLSHFLSQGRRLPQPEYCPDALYQVMLRCWEADPAARPTFSALVPEVKQVVASLLGDHYVQLTAAYVNVGPGAVDDGSVFPEQAQSSPQHHRSTSRPRPLSEPPLPT; this comes from the exons ATGGTCTACGATAGCTTCACACGTGTGGACCTCTTCAATGGGATGTTAGGGTCAGCGAAGGTCACTGCGCTGCACGTGACACGCCTTGGCAATGTTACAGTGGCCCACATGGGCACTGCAGATGGGCGTGTCCTACAG GTGGAGATAGCCAGGTCACTCAACTACTTGCCGTATGTGTCCAACTTCTCCCTGGGTAGCAGTGGACAGCCTGTTCACCGGGACATCAGCCGCCTCGGGAATGACCTACTCTTTGCCTCTGGGGACCAG GTCTTCAAGGTGCCCATCCAGGGCCCTGGCTGTCGTCATTTTCTCACCTGTTGGCGCTGCCTGAAAGCGCAGCGCTTCATGGGATGTGGCTGGTGTGGAGACCGGTGTGGCCGGCAGAAGGAGTGTCCTGGCTCTTGGCAACAGGACCACTGTCCACCTGAGATCAGTGAG TTCTATCCTCACAGTGGGCCTCTAAGGGGCACTACAAGGCTCACCCTATGTGGCTCCAACTTCTACCTGCAACCCAACAGTGTGGTACCTGAAGGAACACACCGGATCACTGTGGGCCAAAGTCCCTGCCGACCGCTGCCTAGGGACGCTTCAAGCCGTAG GCCAGGGTCCCCCAAGGAATTCATTGAGGAACTTGAATGTGAGTTGGAGCCTCTGGTCACCCAGGCAGTGGGCACTACAAACATCAGCCTTTTCATCACTGACATGCCAGCGGGCAAGCACTTCCGAGTGGAAGGCGTCTCTGTGCAGGAAGGCTTCTCTTTCATG GAGCCAGTGCTGATATCAATAAAACCTGCCTTTGGCCCACGAGCTGGGGGTACTTATCTCACCCTTAAAGGCCGGAGCCTGTCTGTCGGCACCAGCCGAGCTGTGTTGGTCAACGGAACTCAGTGCCGGCTGGAACA GGTCAGTGAGGAGCAGATCTTGTGTGTAACACCTCCTGGAGCTGGCACGGCCAGGGTCCCCCTTCATCTGCAGATAGGGGGTGCTGAGGTGCCTGGTTCCTGGAACTTTCACTACAAGGAAGACCCTGTTGTGTTGGACGTCAGTCCCAAGTGTGGCTATAG TGGTTCCCACGTCACGATCCATGGCCAGCATCTGACGTCAGCATGGCACCTAGGGATGTCATTCCATGATGGTCAAAGGACAGTGGAGAACAGG CAGTGTGCAAGGCAGTTTCtggaacagcagcaacagtgccGCCTGCCTGAATATGTGGTCCGAAACTCTCAGGGGTGGGCGACGGGGAACCTGAGCGTCTGGGGGGATGGAGCAGCTGCCTTCACGCTGCCTGGTTTTCGCTTCCTGCCCCCACCCAGTCTACCCAGAGCTCTGGTTCCACTGAAGCCTGAAGAGCATTCAGTTAAGGTTGAG TATCTTGGGCTGAGCGCTGTGGCAGACTGCGTGACTGTGAACATGACCGTGGGTGGTGAGGTCTGCCAACATGAGTTCCGGGGGGATATGGTGatctgccctctgcccccttCCCTGCAACTTGGCAAGGATGGTGTCCCATTGCAG GTCTGTGTAGACGGTGGCTGTCACATCCTGGACCATGTGGTTCGGTCAGGCCCAGGCAGGGCCTCACAGAGAACGCTCCTCATTGCTCTTCTGGCCTTGATCCTGCTTGTGGCTGTGCTGGCCATTGCCTTGGTCTTTAACTCCCGAAGACGGAAGAAGCAGCTGG TCCTTGCTCCCGACCTGGATGACCTGACATCCCTGGATCGGTCCCCCAGAGCCATGTCCCTGTCTATGTTCCGCTGTGGCTCTGACTACAGAAGTGGCCTTG CGGATACAGCTCCCAGATCTCCGAACCATGAAGAACCTTTTGAGAGTAGGGATGGGGCAAGAGTTCCACTGCTGCGGACGGAGTCTATCCGGCTCCAGGATCTGGACAGAACGCTCCTAGCTGAGGTCAAGGATGTACTGATTCCCCACGAGCAAGTGGTCATTCACACTGACCAAGTCATTGGCAAAG GCCACTTTGGTGTTGTCTACCACGGAGAATATACAGACGAGGCACAGAATCAGATCCACTGTGCCATCAAGTCTCTGAGCC GCATCACCGAGGTGCAAGAGGTGGAGGCTTTCCTGCGGGAGGGGCTGCTCATGCGCGGCCTACATCACCCCAACATCCTGGCTCTCATCGGCATCATGCTGCCCCCCGAGGGCCTTCCCCGGGTGCTGCTGCCCTATATGCGCCACGGAGACCTGCTTCGTTTCATTCGCTCCCCTCAGAGG AACCCCACTGTGAAGGACCTCATCAGCTTCGGCCTGCAGGTAGCCTGTGGCATGGAGTACCTGGCAGAGCAGAAGTTTGTGCACAGAGACCTGGCTGCTAGGAACTGCAT GCTGGACGAGTCATTCACAGTCAAGGTGGCTGACTTTGGTCTGGCACGTGGCATCCTAGACAAGGAATACTATAGCATTCGCCAGCAGCGCCATGCTCGCCTGCCTGTCAAGTGGATGGCGCTGGAGAGCCTGCAGACCTACAGATTCACCACCAAGTCCGATGTG TGGTCATTCGGTGTGCTGTTGTGGGAGCTTCTAACACGGGGTGCCCCACCCTATCCCCATATCGATCCCTTCGACCTCTCTCACTTCCTGTCTCAGGGCCGACGCCTGCCACAGCCTGAGTATTGTCCCGATGCACT GTACCAGGTGATGCTTCGTTGCTGGGAGGCTGACCCAGCAGCACGACCCACCTTCAGCGCCCTAGTGCCGGAAGTAAAGCAGGTAGTGGCCTCCCTGCTTGGGGACCACTACGTACAGCTGACTGCAGCTTATGTGAACGTAGGCCCCGGCGCGGTGGATGACGGGAGTGTGTTTCCGGAGCAGGCACAGTCCTCGCCTCAGCATCACAGGAGCACGTCGAGGCCCCGGCCTCTCTCAGAGCCACCTCTGCCCACTTGA